A portion of the Gigantopelta aegis isolate Gae_Host chromosome 10, Gae_host_genome, whole genome shotgun sequence genome contains these proteins:
- the LOC121383174 gene encoding uncharacterized protein LOC121383174 isoform X2, whose translation MTPHHRLQHNQQGQLLRKQDESNYLREQQPLHQQTKTQQSTTQTFWQQDMPGVVSKDSSVRQYQPTTNQLPRATPVVSKDSSVRQYQPTTNQLPRATPLVSKDSSVPQYQPTTNQLPRATPVVSKDSSVRQYQPTTNQLSRATPLVSKDSSVRQYQPTTNQLARATPLVSKDSSVPQYQSTTNQLARATPLVSKDSSVPQYQPTTNQLSRATPLVSNDSSVRQYQPTTNQLARATPLVSKDSSVRQYQPTTNQLAQATPLVSKDSSVPQFQPTTNQLPRATSLDSAIRRVHTGLVSDSEKLHLTPSYRDALVSVYLNSVIKNNQSSDISNPPKATVMTTNTKSPDVFTKRHYQPCSVKNNAVNGPEKGRNLQDEVKDNLSKAAVTITSNAKDVKSTEAVKVNNVWWPPSKIIPNNVKYINPVNDPIEIDCEDDDDSGNTTLQQKKKLVILIDDETDIDDKDAKKEKNLTAHSMTSITQLLNSDVNSKHRLNFETDARPRYTYSVEKKNIDLDPVSPQVKSNTPAIVSKTNQLNKDVKRRTKLTEYAAESAPFLSSVAVQKQSLVSSTGDHISTAVASKDKDIIISETTASMPMSEIDTNSAIASKEKNIVSELTAFMPISEMDTNFTVASKDKDIIIISEPTASVSISEIDTNSVIASKEKNIVSEPTAFMPISEMDTNSTVASKDKDIIIISEPTASVSISEIDTNATSGIVLLEAFSLQPEFDASEYSTDDLEHGTTKQHHVPQDHQLALSRKAFFCCGLNGCTFATIMPVELEVHQLQFHSRSSHFDCVHCGYVASKPSLLIDHLHGHIYPDNEMDKFDGHCNYFQLFLQTGLLQRFIIPYLTEALQGDQSSMFVVQRSFCHMFETDESLETKHIDHSEMSSLFC comes from the exons ATGACACCGCATCATCGTTTACAGCACAATCAGCAAGGTCAGTTGCTTCGGAAACAGGATGAGTCAAATTACCTCAGAGAACAACAACCCTTGCATCAGCAAACAAAAACCCAGCAAAGTACGACTCAAACATTCTGGCAGCAAGACATGCCTGGTGTGGTTTCTAAAGACAGCAGTGTGCGCCAGTACCAGCCAACCACAAACCAGCTGCCTCGGGCCACACCAGTGGTTTCTAAAGACAGCAGTGTGCGCCAGTACCAGCCAACTACAAACCAGCTGCCTCGGGCCACACCATTGGTTTCTAAAGACAGCAGTGTGCCCCAGTACCAGCCAACTACAAACCAGCTGCCTCGGGCCACACCAGTGGTTTCTAAAGACAGCAGTGTGCGCCAGTACCAGCCAACCACAAACCAGTTGTCTCGGGCCACACCATTGGTTTCTAAAGATAGCAGTGTGCGCCAGTACCAGCCAACCACAAACCAGTTGGCTCGGGCCACACCATTGGTTTCTAAAGACAGCAGTGTGCCCCAGTACCAGTCAACCACAAACCAGTTGGCTCGGGCCACACCATTGGTATCTAAAGACAGCAGTGTGCCCCAGTACCAGCCAACCACAAACCAGTTGTCTCGGGCCACACCATTGGTTTCTAACGACAGCAGTGTGCGCCAGTACCAGCCAACCACAAACCAGTTGGCTCGGGCCACACCATTGGTTTCTAAAGACAGCAGTGTGCGCCAGTACCAGCCAACCACAAACCAGTTGGCTCAGGCCACACCATTGGTTTCTAAAGACAGCAGTGTGCCCCAGTTCCAGCCAACCACAAACCAGTTGCCTCGGGCCACATCTTTGGATTCTGCAATAAGACGTGTACACACTGGGCTGGTGTCTGACTCAGAAAAACTTCATTTGACACCAA GCTATAGAGATGCGTTGGTGTCAGTTTACCTAAATtcagtgattaaaaacaatCAAAGTAGTGACATTTCCAACCCTCCAAAGGCCACAGTCATGACAACCAATACCAAATCTCCAGACGTGTTCACTAAGAGGCATTACCAGCCTTGTTCAGTTAAAAATAATGCTGTGAATGGACCAGAAAAGGGTAGAAATCTTCAAGATGAGGTTAAGGACAACTTGTCAAAAGCTGCTGTAACAATTACATCAAATGCAAAAGATGTCAAGTCCACTGAAGCAGTTAAAGTAAATAACGTTTGGTGGCCACCAAGtaaaataattccaaataaTGTGAAATACATTAACCCAGTCAATGATCCTATTGAAATAGACTGTGAGGATGATGATGACAGTGGAAATACAACATtgcaacaaaagaaaaaacttgttattttaatagaTGACGAAACTGATATTGATGACAAAGATgctaaaaaggaaaagaatctGACAGCACACAGCATGACAAGTATTACACAGCTTCTTAATTCAGATGTGAATTCAAAACATAGGTTAAATTTTGAGACCGATGCCAGACCTAGATATACTTACAGTGTAGAGAAAAAGAACATTGATTTGGACCCAGTTTCTCCGCAAGTTAAGTCTAACACACCTGCGATTGTGTCTAAAACAAATCAACTTAACAAAGATGTGAAAAGACGAACTAAACTTACTGAGTATGCTGCTGAATCGGCTCCATTTCTTTCTTCTGTAGCAGTGCAAAAACAATCTCTGGTCTCCAGTACAGGAGATCATATTAGTACAGCCGTAGCTTCCAAAGACAAGGACATCATCATCAGTGAAACCACTGCTTCCATGCCCATGTCTGAAATAGATACTAATTCCGCTATAGcttccaaagaaaaaaacattgtcaGTGAACTTACTGCTTTCATGCCCATTTCTGAAATGGATACTAATTTTACTGTAGCTTCCAAAGACAaagacatcatcatcatcagtgaACCCACTGCTTCCGTGTCCATTTCTGAAATAGATACTAATTCCGTCATAGcttccaaagaaaaaaacattgtcaGTGAACCGACTGCTTTCATGCCCATTTCTGAAATGGATACTAATTCCACTGTAGCTTCCAAAGACAaagacatcatcatcatcagtgaACCCACTGCTTCCGTGTCCATTTCTGAAATAGATACTAATGCCACAAGTGGAATTGTACTACTTGAAGCCTTTTCACTTCAACCAGAGTTTGATGCATCAGAATACAGCACTGATGATTTAGAGCATGGAACCACAAAACAGCACCATGTACCTCAAGATCATCAGTTGGCATTGTCAAGAAAAGCTTTCTTTTGTTGTGGCCTGAATGGTTGCACATTTGCCACAATTATGCCAGTGGAGTTAGAAGTGCATCAGTTGCAGTTTCATTCAAGGTCGTCACATTTTGATTGTGTTCATTGTGGGTATGTTGCAAGCAAGCCTAGCCTTCTTATTGACCATTTGCATGGCCATATATATCCTGATAATGAGATGGACAAGTTTGATGGTCATTGCAACTACTTCCAACTGTTCTTACAAACCGGTCTCTTACAAAGATTTATTATACCATATCTCACAGAGGCATTACAGGGAGACCAGTCATCCATGTTTGTTGTGCAAAGAAGTTTTTGCCACATGTTTGAGACTGATGAATCACTTGAGACGAAACATATTGACCATAGTGAAATGTCCTCATTGTTCTGCTAA
- the LOC121383174 gene encoding uncharacterized protein LOC121383174 isoform X1 → MAHHENQDNGKMTNQQRYSSGSPVMSRLLGTSTAENRGNIKQFILRPPPPYSVQKAPQHTVQSSQQTQKYQETFYPSSDVYQGTVRSTQSEQIPCFSSAPSVMTPHHRLQHNQQGQLLRKQDESNYLREQQPLHQQTKTQQSTTQTFWQQDMPGVVSKDSSVRQYQPTTNQLPRATPVVSKDSSVRQYQPTTNQLPRATPLVSKDSSVPQYQPTTNQLPRATPVVSKDSSVRQYQPTTNQLSRATPLVSKDSSVRQYQPTTNQLARATPLVSKDSSVPQYQSTTNQLARATPLVSKDSSVPQYQPTTNQLSRATPLVSNDSSVRQYQPTTNQLARATPLVSKDSSVRQYQPTTNQLAQATPLVSKDSSVPQFQPTTNQLPRATSLDSAIRRVHTGLVSDSEKLHLTPSYRDALVSVYLNSVIKNNQSSDISNPPKATVMTTNTKSPDVFTKRHYQPCSVKNNAVNGPEKGRNLQDEVKDNLSKAAVTITSNAKDVKSTEAVKVNNVWWPPSKIIPNNVKYINPVNDPIEIDCEDDDDSGNTTLQQKKKLVILIDDETDIDDKDAKKEKNLTAHSMTSITQLLNSDVNSKHRLNFETDARPRYTYSVEKKNIDLDPVSPQVKSNTPAIVSKTNQLNKDVKRRTKLTEYAAESAPFLSSVAVQKQSLVSSTGDHISTAVASKDKDIIISETTASMPMSEIDTNSAIASKEKNIVSELTAFMPISEMDTNFTVASKDKDIIIISEPTASVSISEIDTNSVIASKEKNIVSEPTAFMPISEMDTNSTVASKDKDIIIISEPTASVSISEIDTNATSGIVLLEAFSLQPEFDASEYSTDDLEHGTTKQHHVPQDHQLALSRKAFFCCGLNGCTFATIMPVELEVHQLQFHSRSSHFDCVHCGYVASKPSLLIDHLHGHIYPDNEMDKFDGHCNYFQLFLQTGLLQRFIIPYLTEALQGDQSSMFVVQRSFCHMFETDESLETKHIDHSEMSSLFC, encoded by the exons cTTTTTATCCCAGTTCTGATGTCTACCAAGGAACGGTTCGGAGTACTCAAAGTGAGCAGATACCGTGTTTCAGTTCCGCACCCAGTGTCATGACACCGCATCATCGTTTACAGCACAATCAGCAAGGTCAGTTGCTTCGGAAACAGGATGAGTCAAATTACCTCAGAGAACAACAACCCTTGCATCAGCAAACAAAAACCCAGCAAAGTACGACTCAAACATTCTGGCAGCAAGACATGCCTGGTGTGGTTTCTAAAGACAGCAGTGTGCGCCAGTACCAGCCAACCACAAACCAGCTGCCTCGGGCCACACCAGTGGTTTCTAAAGACAGCAGTGTGCGCCAGTACCAGCCAACTACAAACCAGCTGCCTCGGGCCACACCATTGGTTTCTAAAGACAGCAGTGTGCCCCAGTACCAGCCAACTACAAACCAGCTGCCTCGGGCCACACCAGTGGTTTCTAAAGACAGCAGTGTGCGCCAGTACCAGCCAACCACAAACCAGTTGTCTCGGGCCACACCATTGGTTTCTAAAGATAGCAGTGTGCGCCAGTACCAGCCAACCACAAACCAGTTGGCTCGGGCCACACCATTGGTTTCTAAAGACAGCAGTGTGCCCCAGTACCAGTCAACCACAAACCAGTTGGCTCGGGCCACACCATTGGTATCTAAAGACAGCAGTGTGCCCCAGTACCAGCCAACCACAAACCAGTTGTCTCGGGCCACACCATTGGTTTCTAACGACAGCAGTGTGCGCCAGTACCAGCCAACCACAAACCAGTTGGCTCGGGCCACACCATTGGTTTCTAAAGACAGCAGTGTGCGCCAGTACCAGCCAACCACAAACCAGTTGGCTCAGGCCACACCATTGGTTTCTAAAGACAGCAGTGTGCCCCAGTTCCAGCCAACCACAAACCAGTTGCCTCGGGCCACATCTTTGGATTCTGCAATAAGACGTGTACACACTGGGCTGGTGTCTGACTCAGAAAAACTTCATTTGACACCAA GCTATAGAGATGCGTTGGTGTCAGTTTACCTAAATtcagtgattaaaaacaatCAAAGTAGTGACATTTCCAACCCTCCAAAGGCCACAGTCATGACAACCAATACCAAATCTCCAGACGTGTTCACTAAGAGGCATTACCAGCCTTGTTCAGTTAAAAATAATGCTGTGAATGGACCAGAAAAGGGTAGAAATCTTCAAGATGAGGTTAAGGACAACTTGTCAAAAGCTGCTGTAACAATTACATCAAATGCAAAAGATGTCAAGTCCACTGAAGCAGTTAAAGTAAATAACGTTTGGTGGCCACCAAGtaaaataattccaaataaTGTGAAATACATTAACCCAGTCAATGATCCTATTGAAATAGACTGTGAGGATGATGATGACAGTGGAAATACAACATtgcaacaaaagaaaaaacttgttattttaatagaTGACGAAACTGATATTGATGACAAAGATgctaaaaaggaaaagaatctGACAGCACACAGCATGACAAGTATTACACAGCTTCTTAATTCAGATGTGAATTCAAAACATAGGTTAAATTTTGAGACCGATGCCAGACCTAGATATACTTACAGTGTAGAGAAAAAGAACATTGATTTGGACCCAGTTTCTCCGCAAGTTAAGTCTAACACACCTGCGATTGTGTCTAAAACAAATCAACTTAACAAAGATGTGAAAAGACGAACTAAACTTACTGAGTATGCTGCTGAATCGGCTCCATTTCTTTCTTCTGTAGCAGTGCAAAAACAATCTCTGGTCTCCAGTACAGGAGATCATATTAGTACAGCCGTAGCTTCCAAAGACAAGGACATCATCATCAGTGAAACCACTGCTTCCATGCCCATGTCTGAAATAGATACTAATTCCGCTATAGcttccaaagaaaaaaacattgtcaGTGAACTTACTGCTTTCATGCCCATTTCTGAAATGGATACTAATTTTACTGTAGCTTCCAAAGACAaagacatcatcatcatcagtgaACCCACTGCTTCCGTGTCCATTTCTGAAATAGATACTAATTCCGTCATAGcttccaaagaaaaaaacattgtcaGTGAACCGACTGCTTTCATGCCCATTTCTGAAATGGATACTAATTCCACTGTAGCTTCCAAAGACAaagacatcatcatcatcagtgaACCCACTGCTTCCGTGTCCATTTCTGAAATAGATACTAATGCCACAAGTGGAATTGTACTACTTGAAGCCTTTTCACTTCAACCAGAGTTTGATGCATCAGAATACAGCACTGATGATTTAGAGCATGGAACCACAAAACAGCACCATGTACCTCAAGATCATCAGTTGGCATTGTCAAGAAAAGCTTTCTTTTGTTGTGGCCTGAATGGTTGCACATTTGCCACAATTATGCCAGTGGAGTTAGAAGTGCATCAGTTGCAGTTTCATTCAAGGTCGTCACATTTTGATTGTGTTCATTGTGGGTATGTTGCAAGCAAGCCTAGCCTTCTTATTGACCATTTGCATGGCCATATATATCCTGATAATGAGATGGACAAGTTTGATGGTCATTGCAACTACTTCCAACTGTTCTTACAAACCGGTCTCTTACAAAGATTTATTATACCATATCTCACAGAGGCATTACAGGGAGACCAGTCATCCATGTTTGTTGTGCAAAGAAGTTTTTGCCACATGTTTGAGACTGATGAATCACTTGAGACGAAACATATTGACCATAGTGAAATGTCCTCATTGTTCTGCTAA
- the LOC121383173 gene encoding uncharacterized protein LOC121383173 — protein MVVGTNPPGTTELSENCDQMGKENNVLKSASLDNEVACSHTPVSDKNSKQCHLDNTGSSEENLDKSCLTKQQTKPDSELPVKCQKKRMLKCKECNLVSSHCGFMYKHIRRKHEITDMVICEVCKLSLPTNKIMDHHGQYHIDGDEDYIPTALSDAFEIFWEERPEEVRVNKKRSKKCSFKKKPVLERNIVEKITDDADADMDNHDESKTSIMMELGDDGDNLESSDSDKRPTAIKHRNDSGKVKTVQKNRKRKRKPVFQEKNKKVKFSETGSDGSVASQQNRANLQGKRVTRSMKITDSSQKEISVEVKKNKINSEKENDTLVEHEQNTTNLENSKPVGLEENAIKMKTVTNDALVEHEQNTTNLENSKPVGLEVNAIKMKTVTNDALVEHEQNRTNLENSKAVGLEENTVKMETVTNDTLVEHEQNTTNLENSKAVGLEENTIKMETVKKLECFLKNKTDSKKEESVSLTENKNPVGYVEMEKPSELEKNTPIIQEISAGLKENNTTSEQKENPTGLVEVTTDLENRNPVGHVEKDTGTQGEEKKKCLGLVNNTVSVEKETLVGLVERTNSSQKEITCDLPSNEVKTEVEPVALPENKTDLEKKVNLGNKSVSVKERKMSLRQKSFHVPCNKHLVLRLKKTDIKIPFPLQSGSKLEVKKRASSVPLPAPVPPPAPVPSPAPVVPPAPVKIQKCVGIKEEDCPDAHQFLHSDFEFRCKYCTHRGESFTKFIHHLYYHFHYKKYACSYCSFAGFSQNRLLTHVGEVHPKYIKKPNILITNNSQMEKRCLDLCHFCFVPKLKDDVELRQRLARKKLKLAGKLKIKQKSKTKVLIKKEPQKKKDVKKGSVLNKVARLTKHLSNGQKRFAGETGGHMCPYCRENRPLMSWLRLHIEICYHIHYKPLNCGYCCKMQTASILRLTKHNIKEHPGKKVKCVTCLDKSKEEKLKILVNRSVQLSKRYNKVKSGQLQKTSSGAENQKIGWKVLKYSKVAVGLIKMNSKSVCEKGRKKPLTGKKEETSSKDISKHVPAKTSIKAEPQSCSNPEKTSRGSLLTPDPPSRDDHSLMQYRIYKTNELFKTENDAYGDPFYQCIKCEYTIRNLKSMYTHSYRHQPQIFKCGYCDFRGYPRSQIGWHLKTVHHGKPQKVIDIRQVRDEPKKSPLVRNETKKSPVVKNNPKKSPVVKSESKKSPKICDTNVVTDCHVVLFELEQKPKITDIKLEQPPEVTDVRFEQPSKITDITLEQSPGVTNIKLEQSPEVTDIGLQQLPEVTDIILEQPPEVTDIRLEQLPNVSDIRLEQPPKVTDTGLKQQPEVTDIGCKQPPKVSDIEFEQPPEVTNIRLEQPPKVTDIRLEQLPEVTDIRLEQLPEVTNIRLEEPPKVTDKAQATTKSN, from the exons ATGGTTGTAGGAACAAATCCCCCAGGAACAACTGAATTATCTGAAAATTGTGACCAAATGGGAAAGGAAAATAATGTGCTTAAATCTGCATCACTTGACAATGAAGTGGCCTGTTCTCACACTCCAGTCTCTGATAAAAACAGCAAGCAATGCCATCTTGACAACACTGGATCTTCTGAAGAAAACTTGGACAAAAGTTGTCTCACAAAGCAACAGACAAAACCAGACAGTGAGTTACCTGTCAAATGCCAGAAGAAAAGAATGCTAAAATGTAAAGAATGCAATCTGGTTTCTTCTCACTGTGGatttatgtacaaacatatTCGTCGGAAGCATGAAATAACCGATATGGTTATTTGCGAAGTCTGCAAACTGTCTCTCcccacaaataaaataatggacCACCATGGACAATACCATATTGACGGCGATGAAGACTATATTCCGACAGCTCTCAGTGAtgcttttgaaatattttgggAGGAACGTCCAGAAGAAGtcagagttaataaaaaacgttCAAAGAAATGTTCCTTCAAGAAAAAACCAGTGTTGGAGAGGAACATAGTTGAAAAAATAACTGATGATGCAGATGCAGATATGGATAATCATGATGAGAGTAAAACAAGCATTATGATGGAATTAGGTGATGATGGTGACAATTTAGAATCTTCAGATTCTGATAAAAGGCCAACTGCAATTAAACATAGAAATGATTCAGGAAAGGTAAAAACAGTGCAGAAGAATaggaaaagaaaacgaaaacctGTTTTTCAGGAGAAAAATAAGAAAGTCAAATTTTCTGAGACAGGCTCTGATGGATCTGTTGCTTCACAACAAAACAGAGCTAATTTACAAGGAAAACGAGTTACACGTTCAATGAAAATTACAGACAGTTCTCAAAAGGAAATATCTGTTGAggttaagaaaaataaaataaactcagaaaaagaaaatgacacCCTTGTTGAACATGAACAAAATACAACTAATTTAGAAAACTCAAAGCCCGTCGGACTTGAGGAAAATGCAATCAAGATGAAAACAGTAACAAATGACGCCCTTGTTGAACATGAACAAAATACGACTAATTTAGAAAACTCAAAGCCCGTCGGACTTGAGGTAAATGCAATCAAGATGAAAACAGTAACAAATGACGCCCTTGTTGAACATGAACAAAATAGGACTAATTTAGAAAACTCAAAGGCTGTCGGACTTGAGGAAAATACAGTCAAGATGGAAACGGTAACAAATGACACCCTTGTTGAACATGAACAAAATACGACTAATTTAGAAAACTCAAAGGCTGTCGGACTTGAGGAAAATACAATCAAGATGGAAACAGTAAAAAAACTTGaatgttttttgaaaaataaaaccgattcaaaaaaagaagaatctGTCTCtctaacagaaaacaaaaatcctGTTGGATATGTGGAAATGGAAAAGCCTTCTGAACTAGAGAAAAATACACCCATTATCCAGGAAATATCTGCTGGTCTCAAGGAAAATAACACCACAtctgaacaaaaagaaaatccTACGGGTCTGGTGGAAGTTACCACCGACTTAGAAAATAGAAACCCTGTTGGACATGTGGAAAAAGATACTGGTACAcaaggagaagaaaaaaaaaaatgtttaggtCTTGTGAACAATACAGTCAGTGTAGAAAAAGAAACACTTGTTGGACTTGTGGAACGTACAAATAGTTCACAAAAAGAAATAACTTGTGATCTTCCATCAAATGAGGTGAAAACAGAAGTAGAACCAGTAGCACTTCCAGAAAATAAAACCGATTTGGAAAAGAAGGTAAATCTAGGTAACAAATCTGTGagtgtgaaagaaagaaaaatgagtTTACGACAAAAATCATTTCATGTGCCTTGTAACAAACATTTAGTATTGAGGTTGAAGAAAACAGACATAAAAATACCCTTTCCCTTACAATCTGGAAGCAAGTTGGAAGTTAAAAAGAGAGCAAGTTCTGTCCCATTACCAGCACCTGTTCCACCACCAGCACCTGTCCCATCACCAGCACCTGTCGTCCCACCAGCACCTGTTAAAATCCAGAAATGTGTAGGTATAAAAGAGGAAGACTGTCCTGATGCACATCAGTTTCTTCATTCTGATTTCGAATTCCGCTGCAAGTACTGTACACACAGAGGGGAGTCCTTCACCAAATTTATACACCACCTGTATTACCACTTTCACTATAAAAAATATGCATGCAGCTACTGTTCATTTGCAGGGTTCTCACAAAATCGACTCCTAACCCATGTTGGTGAAGTACATcctaaatacattaaaaaacccaacatattaattacaaataattCCCAAATGGAAAAGAGGTGTCTGGACTTGTGCCACTTCTGTTTTGTACCCAAGTTGAAGGATGACGTGGAACTGAGACAAAGACTTGCAAGGAAGAAACTGAAGCTGGCAGGGAAGctgaaaatcaaacaaaaatcaaaaacgAAAGTTCTTATAAAGAAAGAACcacagaaaaagaaagatgtTAAAAAAGGATCTGTTTTAAACAAAGTAGCCAGGTTAACCAAGCATCTGTCAAATGGTCAGAAACGTTTTGCTGGAGAAACCGGCGGCCACATGTGTCCATACTGTCGTGAAAACCGACCACTGATGTCATGGCTTCGGCTTCACATAGAAATCTGCTATCACATTCATTACAAGCCACTCAATTGTGGCTACTGTTGTAAAATGCAGACTGCTTCCATTCTGcgtttaacaaaacataacatcAAGGAACACCCTGGTAAAAAGGTGAAGTGTGTTACCTGTTTGGATAAATCTAAAGAAGAGAAGCTCAAGATTTTGGTGAACCGTTCAGTCCAACTGTCCAAACGATACAATAAAGTGAAGTCAGGTCAGCTCCAGAAGACATCGTCTGGTGCTGAGAACCAAAAAATAGGGTGGAAAGTATTGAAGTATTCAAAAGTTGCTGTCGGTCTGATAAAAATGAACAGCAAGAGTGTCTGTGAGAAAGGCAGGAAAAAACCTTTAACtggtaaaaaagaagaaacttcATCGAAAGATATTTCTAAACATGTTCCTGCTAAAACGTCGATTAAAGCTGAACCACAAAGCTGCTCTAATCCTGAGAAAACATCCCGTGGATCCTTGCTCACGCCAGATCCTCCATCACGTGATGACCATTCACTAATGCAATACAGAATATACAAGACGAATGAACTGTTCAAAACTGAAAACGATGCCTATGGTGACCCTTTTTATCAGTGTATTAAATGTGAATACACAATTAGAAATTTGAAATCGATGTACACGCATTCCTACAGACACCAGCCTCAGATCTTCAAGTGTGGGTATTGTGATTTCAGAGGATACCCAAG GTCACAGATTGGCTGGCATTTGAAAACGGTGCATCATGGTAAACCACAAAAAGTAATTGATATCAGGCAGGTTAGAGACGAACCCAAGAAATCACCACTGGTCAGAAACGAAACCAAGAAATCACCAGTGGTCAAAAACAATCCCAAGAAATCACCAGTGGTCAAAAGTGAATCCAAGAAATCACCAAAAATATGTGACACGAATGTGGTAACTGACTGCCATGTGGTTCTTTTTGAACTCGAGCAAAAGCCAAAAATAACTGACATAAAGCTCGAGCAACCACCAGAAGTAACTGACGTGAGGTTCGAGCAACCATCAAAAATAACTGACATAACGCTGGAGCAATCACCAGGCGTAACCAACATAAAGCTTGAGCAATCACCAGAAGTAACTGACATAGGTCTCCAACAGCTACCAGAAGTAACTGACATAATACTCGAGCAACCACCAGAAGTAACTGACATAAGGCTCGAGCAACTACCAAATGTAAGTGACATAAGGCTCGAGCAACCACCAAAAGTAACTGACACAGGGCTCAAACAACAACCAGAAGTAACTGATATAGGGTGCAAACAGCCACCAAAAGTAAGTGACATAGAGTTCGAACAGCCACCAGAAGTAACTAACATAAGGCTCGAGCAACCACCAAAAGTAACTGACATAAGGCTTGAGCAACTACCAGAAGTAACTGACATAAGGCTTGAGCAACTACCAGAAGTAACTAACATAAGGCTTGAGGAACCACCAAAAGTAACTGACAAGGCTCAAGCGACCACCAAAAGTAACTAA